From the genome of Acropora palmata chromosome 4, jaAcrPala1.3, whole genome shotgun sequence, one region includes:
- the LOC141879336 gene encoding uncharacterized protein LOC141879336 isoform X2 — MRQLASLLFVWSLRCCFQENMVESFKCGSGQMTVQWPNGTFKQCLHCEECHPGRGLYPHKCGDTVTFPVIIHCKKCDSGKTFSDTYDTSSCKLCHSCAEHEVVTKKCTLSSDTKCNKTCNSGYFFSKPQQICQTCSHCCLDGKDEEQLQCIYQGLKEFNRYCSPRPDRTCNPSTPTGLVVSTVSTVSLSSSSKHLNEPTSQQQNGKIALILSSVGLGLLFVFVTLGVIYCQRKRIWRRWKRNNCNLRDVGDESVYSDTKGHMSAEGLQQKQNKGFVPTPQGSHTVTPSQTDDELDDLPDVESINPKRPRRRPSRTEEIKVVSVRENLLDDKEFNNAETSRAIDGKGAEGGHERKRSITGPILRRLSSISNDYEPLPVEDPDQSAEGVPQRKCSRSNSLLNALRKSSIHAVKEENSNQPLGQSWPPEEVTIKLFPNSPEIPQAGSRVKFQCTVRGCQQDLMFYWWFKDEQELQGEANSTLILDPLKVQDFGSYRCEVSRSNKRDDSSCVESDVVELDVTPAEGKSYRKLAEVFENDLILKETVANLLQKETNVCRKAYKRVAFYYKMTDIADQLERCKNPGEDVLDSLKSTQPDLTVHHFCMVLKGENIRRLDIVNKLIDYLV, encoded by the exons ATGAGACAGCTAGCGAGCTTGTTATTTGTCTGGAGTTTACGTTGCTGTTTTCAAGAG AATATGGTTGAGAGTTTCAAGTGTGGATCAGGCCAAATGACAGTCCAGTGGCCAAATGGTACCTTTAAACAATGTTTGCATTGTGAAGAGTGTCACCCTGGCCGTGGATTGTACCCACACAAATGTGGTGACACTGTAACATTTCCAGTAATAATTCACTGCAAAAAATGTGACAGTGGAAAGACATTTTCAGATACGTATGACACTAGCAGCTGTAAGCTCTGTCACTCATGTGCAGAGCATGAGGttgtaacaaaaaaatgcaccCTGAGCTCAGACACTAAATGCAATAAGACTTGCAACTCTGGCTATTTCTTCAGCAAGCCTCAGCAGATTTGCCAGACGTGTTCTCACTGTTGTTTGGATGGCAAGGATGAGGAACAGCTACAATGTATCTACCAGGGATTAAAAGAATTTAATCGATATTGCAGTCCCAGACCAGATCGCACATGCAACCCAAGTACTCCAACAGGCCTAGTGGTATCTACTGTATCTACTGTGTCCCTAAGCAGCTCATCCAAGCATCTTAATGAGCCAACATCTCAgcaacaaaatggaaaaattgccTTGATATTGTCAAGTGTGGGGTTGGGCTTATTGTTTGTATTCGTTACACTTGGAGTAATATATTGTCAACGAAAGAGGATCTGGAGAAgatggaaaagaaataattgtaatttgAGAGATGTGGGGGATGAAAGTGTTTATTCTGATACAAAAGGACACATGTCAG CAGAAGGATTACAACAAAAGCAGAATAAAGGTTTTGTGCCAACTCCACAAGGATCTCATACTGTAACACCTTCTCAGACTGATGATGAACTTGATGACTTGCCAGATGTGGAATCTATAAACCCAAAGCGTCCCAGAAGGAGACCAAGCAGAACTGAAGAGATAAAGG ttgttaGTGTAAGAGAGAACCTGCTCGATGATAAAGAGTTTAATAATGCTGAAACTTCTCGTGCAATTGATGGAAAAG GAGCAGAGGGTGGACATGAGAGAAAACGCTCCATAACTGGCCCAATACTTCGCCGGTTATCCAGCATTTCCAATGATTATGAGCCTTTGCCAGTAGAG GATCCAGACCAGTCTGCAGAAG GTGTACCTCAGAGAAAGTGTTCCAGAAGTAACTCACTTTTGAACGCATTGAGGAAGTCATCTATCCACGCCGTTAAGGAAGAG AATTCAAATCAACCTTtag GCCAGTCTTGGCCTCCAGAAGAGGTAACCATCAAGCTGTTTCCAAACAGTCCAGAAATACCACAAGCTGGTTCAAGAGTGAAATTTCAATGCACAGTGAGAGGATGTCAACAAGACTTAATGTTTTATTGGTGGTTTAAAGATGAACAAGAGTTACAAGGAGAGGCTAATTCAACCCTTATCCTTGATCCACTCAAAGTGCAGGACTTTGGCTCTTATAGATGTGAAGTGAGCCGAAGTAACAAACGCGATGATTCAAGTTGCGTGGAATCGGATGTGGTAGAGCTCGACGTCACACCTGCTGAAGGAAAAA GCTACAGAAAGCTAGCAGAGGTTTTCGAGAATGATTTGATTTTAAAAGAGACTGTGGCAAATCTACTTCAGAAGGAGACCAATGTATGTAGAAAAGCCTACAAACGCGTTGCGTTCTACTACAAGATGACAGATATTGCGGATCAGCTTGAGCGATGCAAAAATCCAGGAGAAGACGTCCTTGACTCTCTAAAATCAACCCAACCAGACTTAACGGTTCACCACTTCTGTATGGTACTCAAGGGCGAAAATATAAGACGGCTTgatattgtaaataaattgataGATTACCTTGTCTAA
- the LOC141879309 gene encoding uncharacterized protein LOC141879309, with protein sequence MRHLASLLIVWSLLCYCFQENMAESFKCGSGQMTVQWPNGTFKQCLYCAECHPGRGLYPHKCGDTVTFPVKIECKKCDSGKTFSDDTSTCKLCHSCAEHEVVTKECTLSSDTKCNRTCNSGYFFSEAQHVCKRCSYCCLDGKDEEQPQCINQGLKAFNRYCSPRPDNTCNPTSSVVSTVSLSSSPKHPYKPATQQQNGKITLILSCVGLGLLFVFIILFGAIYCLRKKIWSRRNVREEYEGNNLGLPQQGVLPTPQGSHTGTPCQTDNELDELPDVESVDPKHSRRRPDRTEEIKDDSLREDQLDNKEVENAQTSGIVYGKEAQRGHERKHSIKSQIRRRLSNIPNDYQLLPGEDPHHQPAEVSAGGPQRKRSRGNSLLDASRKSSIHSVKEENPDPPSEVTIQLVTDGPKIPQAGSRVEFQCTVRGCQQVLYRWYKDEQELQGEDNATLILDPLKVQDFGFYKCEVRSGKRYDSSWVESNVIGLDVTPANGKSYRKLSEAFDSDLNLRETVANLLEKETTACRKAYKHVAFHFNMKDVDHLERRKYPGDDVLVYLETTHPDLTVDRFCKVLKDKNIRRLDIVNKLVGYLI encoded by the exons ATGAGACATCTAGCGAGCTTGTTAATTGTCTGGAGTTTATTATGTTACTGTTTTCAAGAG aATATGGCTGAGAGTTTCAAGTGTGGATCGGGCCAAATGACAGTCCAGTGGCCAAATGGTACCTTTAAGCAATGTTTGTATTGTGCAGAGTGTCACCCTGGCCGTGGATTGTACCCACACAAATGTGGTGACACTGTAACATTTCCAGTaaaaattgagtgcaaaaaatGTGACAGTGGAaagacattttcagatgacacTAGCACATGCAAGCTCTGTCACTCATGTGCAGAGCATGAGGTTGTAACAAAAGAATGCACCCTCAGCTCAGACACTAAATGCAATAGGACTTGCAACTCTGGCTATTTCTTCAGTGAAGCACAGCATGTTTGCAAAAGGTGTTCTTACTGTTGTTTGGACGGCAAAGATGAGGAACAACCACAATGCATCAACCAGGGATTAAAAGCTTTTAATCGATATTGCAGTCCCAGACCAGACAACACATGCAACCCAACAAGCTCAGTTGTATCTACTGTGTCTCTAAGCAGCTCACCCAAGCATCCTTATAAGCCAGCAACTCAGCAACAAAATGGGAAAATCactttaattttgtcatgtgtGGGATTGGGCTTATTGTTTGTATTCATTATACTTTTTGGGGCAATATATTGTCTGCGAAAGAAGATCTGGAGTAGAAGAAATGTGAGGGAAGAGTATGAAGGAAACAATTTAG GATTGCCACAACAAGGTGTTCTGCCAACTCCACAAGGATCTCATACGGGAACACCTTGTCAGACTGACAATGAACTTGATGAGTTGCCGGATGTTGAATCTGTAGACCCAAAGCATTCTAGGAGGAGACCAGACAGAACTGAAGAGATAAAGG ATGATAGTTTAAGAGAGGACCAGCTTGATAACAAAGAGGTTGAAAATGCTCAAACTTCTGGCATTGTTTATGGAAAAG AAGCACAGAGGGGACATGAGAGAAAACATTCAATAAAAAGCCAAATACGTCGTCGGTTATCCAACATTCCCAATGATTATCAGTTGTTGCCAGGAGAG GATCCACATCACCAGCCTGCAGAAG tttcagctGGTGGACCTCAGAGAAAGAGGTCCAGGGGTAATTCACTTTTGGACGCATCGAGGAAATCATCCATCCACTCCGTTAAGGAAGAG AATCCAGACCCACCCTCAG AGGTAACCATCCAGCTGGTTACAGACGGTCCAAAAATACCACAGGCTGGTTCGAGAGTGGAGTTTCAGTGCACAGTGAGAGGATGTCAACAAGTGCTTTATCGGTGGTATAAAGATGAGCAAGAGTTACAAGGAGAGGATAATGCAACCCTTATCCTTGATCCGCTCAAAGTGCAGGACTTTGGCTTTTACAAATGTGAAGTGAGAAGTGGCAAACGCTATGATTCAAGTTGGGTTGAATCGAATGTGATAGGTCTCGACGTCACACCTGCTAACGGAAAAA GCTACAGAAAGCTATCAGAGGCTTTTGACAGTGATTTGAATTTAAGAGAGACTGTGGCAAATCTACTTGAGAAGGAGACCACTGCATGCAGAAAAGCATATAAACACGTTGCTTTCCACTTCAATATGAAAGATGTTGATCACCTTGAGCGAAGAAAATATCCAGGGGATGACGTCCTTGTCTATCTTGAAACAACTCATCCAGACTTAACTGTTGACCGCTTCTGTAAGGTACTCAAGGACAAAAATATAAGACGGCTTgatattgtaaataaattggTAGGTTATCTTATCTAG
- the LOC141879336 gene encoding uncharacterized protein LOC141879336 isoform X3, with product MRQLASLLFVWSLRCCFQENMVESFKCGSGQMTVQWPNGTFKQCLHCEECHPGRGLYPHKCGDTVTFPVIIHCKKCDSGKTFSDTYDTSSCKLCHSCAEHEVVTKKCTLSSDTKCNKTCNSGYFFSKPQQICQTCSHCCLDGKDEEQLQCIYQGLKEFNRYCSPRPDRTCNPSTPTGLVVSTVSTVSLSSSSKHLNEPTSQQQNGKIALILSSVGLGLLFVFVTLGVIYCQRKRIWRRWKRNNCNLRDVGDESVYSDTKGHMSEGLQQKQNKGFVPTPQGSHTVTPSQTDDELDDLPDVESINPKRPRRRPSRTEEIKVVSVRENLLDDKEFNNAETSRAIDGKGAEGGHERKRSITGPILRRLSSISNDYEPLPVEDPDQSAEAGVPQRKCSRSNSLLNALRKSSIHAVKEENSNQPLGQSWPPEEVTIKLFPNSPEIPQAGSRVKFQCTVRGCQQDLMFYWWFKDEQELQGEANSTLILDPLKVQDFGSYRCEVSRSNKRDDSSCVESDVVELDVTPAEGKSYRKLAEVFENDLILKETVANLLQKETNVCRKAYKRVAFYYKMTDIADQLERCKNPGEDVLDSLKSTQPDLTVHHFCMVLKGENIRRLDIVNKLIDYLV from the exons ATGAGACAGCTAGCGAGCTTGTTATTTGTCTGGAGTTTACGTTGCTGTTTTCAAGAG AATATGGTTGAGAGTTTCAAGTGTGGATCAGGCCAAATGACAGTCCAGTGGCCAAATGGTACCTTTAAACAATGTTTGCATTGTGAAGAGTGTCACCCTGGCCGTGGATTGTACCCACACAAATGTGGTGACACTGTAACATTTCCAGTAATAATTCACTGCAAAAAATGTGACAGTGGAAAGACATTTTCAGATACGTATGACACTAGCAGCTGTAAGCTCTGTCACTCATGTGCAGAGCATGAGGttgtaacaaaaaaatgcaccCTGAGCTCAGACACTAAATGCAATAAGACTTGCAACTCTGGCTATTTCTTCAGCAAGCCTCAGCAGATTTGCCAGACGTGTTCTCACTGTTGTTTGGATGGCAAGGATGAGGAACAGCTACAATGTATCTACCAGGGATTAAAAGAATTTAATCGATATTGCAGTCCCAGACCAGATCGCACATGCAACCCAAGTACTCCAACAGGCCTAGTGGTATCTACTGTATCTACTGTGTCCCTAAGCAGCTCATCCAAGCATCTTAATGAGCCAACATCTCAgcaacaaaatggaaaaattgccTTGATATTGTCAAGTGTGGGGTTGGGCTTATTGTTTGTATTCGTTACACTTGGAGTAATATATTGTCAACGAAAGAGGATCTGGAGAAgatggaaaagaaataattgtaatttgAGAGATGTGGGGGATGAAAGTGTTTATTCTGATACAAAAGGACACATGTCAG AAGGATTACAACAAAAGCAGAATAAAGGTTTTGTGCCAACTCCACAAGGATCTCATACTGTAACACCTTCTCAGACTGATGATGAACTTGATGACTTGCCAGATGTGGAATCTATAAACCCAAAGCGTCCCAGAAGGAGACCAAGCAGAACTGAAGAGATAAAGG ttgttaGTGTAAGAGAGAACCTGCTCGATGATAAAGAGTTTAATAATGCTGAAACTTCTCGTGCAATTGATGGAAAAG GAGCAGAGGGTGGACATGAGAGAAAACGCTCCATAACTGGCCCAATACTTCGCCGGTTATCCAGCATTTCCAATGATTATGAGCCTTTGCCAGTAGAG GATCCAGACCAGTCTGCAGAAG CAGGTGTACCTCAGAGAAAGTGTTCCAGAAGTAACTCACTTTTGAACGCATTGAGGAAGTCATCTATCCACGCCGTTAAGGAAGAG AATTCAAATCAACCTTtag GCCAGTCTTGGCCTCCAGAAGAGGTAACCATCAAGCTGTTTCCAAACAGTCCAGAAATACCACAAGCTGGTTCAAGAGTGAAATTTCAATGCACAGTGAGAGGATGTCAACAAGACTTAATGTTTTATTGGTGGTTTAAAGATGAACAAGAGTTACAAGGAGAGGCTAATTCAACCCTTATCCTTGATCCACTCAAAGTGCAGGACTTTGGCTCTTATAGATGTGAAGTGAGCCGAAGTAACAAACGCGATGATTCAAGTTGCGTGGAATCGGATGTGGTAGAGCTCGACGTCACACCTGCTGAAGGAAAAA GCTACAGAAAGCTAGCAGAGGTTTTCGAGAATGATTTGATTTTAAAAGAGACTGTGGCAAATCTACTTCAGAAGGAGACCAATGTATGTAGAAAAGCCTACAAACGCGTTGCGTTCTACTACAAGATGACAGATATTGCGGATCAGCTTGAGCGATGCAAAAATCCAGGAGAAGACGTCCTTGACTCTCTAAAATCAACCCAACCAGACTTAACGGTTCACCACTTCTGTATGGTACTCAAGGGCGAAAATATAAGACGGCTTgatattgtaaataaattgataGATTACCTTGTCTAA
- the LOC141879336 gene encoding uncharacterized protein LOC141879336 isoform X1, with protein sequence MRQLASLLFVWSLRCCFQENMVESFKCGSGQMTVQWPNGTFKQCLHCEECHPGRGLYPHKCGDTVTFPVIIHCKKCDSGKTFSDTYDTSSCKLCHSCAEHEVVTKKCTLSSDTKCNKTCNSGYFFSKPQQICQTCSHCCLDGKDEEQLQCIYQGLKEFNRYCSPRPDRTCNPSTPTGLVVSTVSTVSLSSSSKHLNEPTSQQQNGKIALILSSVGLGLLFVFVTLGVIYCQRKRIWRRWKRNNCNLRDVGDESVYSDTKGHMSAEGLQQKQNKGFVPTPQGSHTVTPSQTDDELDDLPDVESINPKRPRRRPSRTEEIKVVSVRENLLDDKEFNNAETSRAIDGKGAEGGHERKRSITGPILRRLSSISNDYEPLPVEDPDQSAEAGVPQRKCSRSNSLLNALRKSSIHAVKEENSNQPLGQSWPPEEVTIKLFPNSPEIPQAGSRVKFQCTVRGCQQDLMFYWWFKDEQELQGEANSTLILDPLKVQDFGSYRCEVSRSNKRDDSSCVESDVVELDVTPAEGKSYRKLAEVFENDLILKETVANLLQKETNVCRKAYKRVAFYYKMTDIADQLERCKNPGEDVLDSLKSTQPDLTVHHFCMVLKGENIRRLDIVNKLIDYLV encoded by the exons ATGAGACAGCTAGCGAGCTTGTTATTTGTCTGGAGTTTACGTTGCTGTTTTCAAGAG AATATGGTTGAGAGTTTCAAGTGTGGATCAGGCCAAATGACAGTCCAGTGGCCAAATGGTACCTTTAAACAATGTTTGCATTGTGAAGAGTGTCACCCTGGCCGTGGATTGTACCCACACAAATGTGGTGACACTGTAACATTTCCAGTAATAATTCACTGCAAAAAATGTGACAGTGGAAAGACATTTTCAGATACGTATGACACTAGCAGCTGTAAGCTCTGTCACTCATGTGCAGAGCATGAGGttgtaacaaaaaaatgcaccCTGAGCTCAGACACTAAATGCAATAAGACTTGCAACTCTGGCTATTTCTTCAGCAAGCCTCAGCAGATTTGCCAGACGTGTTCTCACTGTTGTTTGGATGGCAAGGATGAGGAACAGCTACAATGTATCTACCAGGGATTAAAAGAATTTAATCGATATTGCAGTCCCAGACCAGATCGCACATGCAACCCAAGTACTCCAACAGGCCTAGTGGTATCTACTGTATCTACTGTGTCCCTAAGCAGCTCATCCAAGCATCTTAATGAGCCAACATCTCAgcaacaaaatggaaaaattgccTTGATATTGTCAAGTGTGGGGTTGGGCTTATTGTTTGTATTCGTTACACTTGGAGTAATATATTGTCAACGAAAGAGGATCTGGAGAAgatggaaaagaaataattgtaatttgAGAGATGTGGGGGATGAAAGTGTTTATTCTGATACAAAAGGACACATGTCAG CAGAAGGATTACAACAAAAGCAGAATAAAGGTTTTGTGCCAACTCCACAAGGATCTCATACTGTAACACCTTCTCAGACTGATGATGAACTTGATGACTTGCCAGATGTGGAATCTATAAACCCAAAGCGTCCCAGAAGGAGACCAAGCAGAACTGAAGAGATAAAGG ttgttaGTGTAAGAGAGAACCTGCTCGATGATAAAGAGTTTAATAATGCTGAAACTTCTCGTGCAATTGATGGAAAAG GAGCAGAGGGTGGACATGAGAGAAAACGCTCCATAACTGGCCCAATACTTCGCCGGTTATCCAGCATTTCCAATGATTATGAGCCTTTGCCAGTAGAG GATCCAGACCAGTCTGCAGAAG CAGGTGTACCTCAGAGAAAGTGTTCCAGAAGTAACTCACTTTTGAACGCATTGAGGAAGTCATCTATCCACGCCGTTAAGGAAGAG AATTCAAATCAACCTTtag GCCAGTCTTGGCCTCCAGAAGAGGTAACCATCAAGCTGTTTCCAAACAGTCCAGAAATACCACAAGCTGGTTCAAGAGTGAAATTTCAATGCACAGTGAGAGGATGTCAACAAGACTTAATGTTTTATTGGTGGTTTAAAGATGAACAAGAGTTACAAGGAGAGGCTAATTCAACCCTTATCCTTGATCCACTCAAAGTGCAGGACTTTGGCTCTTATAGATGTGAAGTGAGCCGAAGTAACAAACGCGATGATTCAAGTTGCGTGGAATCGGATGTGGTAGAGCTCGACGTCACACCTGCTGAAGGAAAAA GCTACAGAAAGCTAGCAGAGGTTTTCGAGAATGATTTGATTTTAAAAGAGACTGTGGCAAATCTACTTCAGAAGGAGACCAATGTATGTAGAAAAGCCTACAAACGCGTTGCGTTCTACTACAAGATGACAGATATTGCGGATCAGCTTGAGCGATGCAAAAATCCAGGAGAAGACGTCCTTGACTCTCTAAAATCAACCCAACCAGACTTAACGGTTCACCACTTCTGTATGGTACTCAAGGGCGAAAATATAAGACGGCTTgatattgtaaataaattgataGATTACCTTGTCTAA
- the LOC141879336 gene encoding uncharacterized protein LOC141879336 isoform X4, whose translation MVESFKCGSGQMTVQWPNGTFKQCLHCEECHPGRGLYPHKCGDTVTFPVIIHCKKCDSGKTFSDTYDTSSCKLCHSCAEHEVVTKKCTLSSDTKCNKTCNSGYFFSKPQQICQTCSHCCLDGKDEEQLQCIYQGLKEFNRYCSPRPDRTCNPSTPTGLVVSTVSTVSLSSSSKHLNEPTSQQQNGKIALILSSVGLGLLFVFVTLGVIYCQRKRIWRRWKRNNCNLRDVGDESVYSDTKGHMSAEGLQQKQNKGFVPTPQGSHTVTPSQTDDELDDLPDVESINPKRPRRRPSRTEEIKVVSVRENLLDDKEFNNAETSRAIDGKGAEGGHERKRSITGPILRRLSSISNDYEPLPVEDPDQSAEAGVPQRKCSRSNSLLNALRKSSIHAVKEENSNQPLGQSWPPEEVTIKLFPNSPEIPQAGSRVKFQCTVRGCQQDLMFYWWFKDEQELQGEANSTLILDPLKVQDFGSYRCEVSRSNKRDDSSCVESDVVELDVTPAEGKSYRKLAEVFENDLILKETVANLLQKETNVCRKAYKRVAFYYKMTDIADQLERCKNPGEDVLDSLKSTQPDLTVHHFCMVLKGENIRRLDIVNKLIDYLV comes from the exons ATGGTTGAGAGTTTCAAGTGTGGATCAGGCCAAATGACAGTCCAGTGGCCAAATGGTACCTTTAAACAATGTTTGCATTGTGAAGAGTGTCACCCTGGCCGTGGATTGTACCCACACAAATGTGGTGACACTGTAACATTTCCAGTAATAATTCACTGCAAAAAATGTGACAGTGGAAAGACATTTTCAGATACGTATGACACTAGCAGCTGTAAGCTCTGTCACTCATGTGCAGAGCATGAGGttgtaacaaaaaaatgcaccCTGAGCTCAGACACTAAATGCAATAAGACTTGCAACTCTGGCTATTTCTTCAGCAAGCCTCAGCAGATTTGCCAGACGTGTTCTCACTGTTGTTTGGATGGCAAGGATGAGGAACAGCTACAATGTATCTACCAGGGATTAAAAGAATTTAATCGATATTGCAGTCCCAGACCAGATCGCACATGCAACCCAAGTACTCCAACAGGCCTAGTGGTATCTACTGTATCTACTGTGTCCCTAAGCAGCTCATCCAAGCATCTTAATGAGCCAACATCTCAgcaacaaaatggaaaaattgccTTGATATTGTCAAGTGTGGGGTTGGGCTTATTGTTTGTATTCGTTACACTTGGAGTAATATATTGTCAACGAAAGAGGATCTGGAGAAgatggaaaagaaataattgtaatttgAGAGATGTGGGGGATGAAAGTGTTTATTCTGATACAAAAGGACACATGTCAG CAGAAGGATTACAACAAAAGCAGAATAAAGGTTTTGTGCCAACTCCACAAGGATCTCATACTGTAACACCTTCTCAGACTGATGATGAACTTGATGACTTGCCAGATGTGGAATCTATAAACCCAAAGCGTCCCAGAAGGAGACCAAGCAGAACTGAAGAGATAAAGG ttgttaGTGTAAGAGAGAACCTGCTCGATGATAAAGAGTTTAATAATGCTGAAACTTCTCGTGCAATTGATGGAAAAG GAGCAGAGGGTGGACATGAGAGAAAACGCTCCATAACTGGCCCAATACTTCGCCGGTTATCCAGCATTTCCAATGATTATGAGCCTTTGCCAGTAGAG GATCCAGACCAGTCTGCAGAAG CAGGTGTACCTCAGAGAAAGTGTTCCAGAAGTAACTCACTTTTGAACGCATTGAGGAAGTCATCTATCCACGCCGTTAAGGAAGAG AATTCAAATCAACCTTtag GCCAGTCTTGGCCTCCAGAAGAGGTAACCATCAAGCTGTTTCCAAACAGTCCAGAAATACCACAAGCTGGTTCAAGAGTGAAATTTCAATGCACAGTGAGAGGATGTCAACAAGACTTAATGTTTTATTGGTGGTTTAAAGATGAACAAGAGTTACAAGGAGAGGCTAATTCAACCCTTATCCTTGATCCACTCAAAGTGCAGGACTTTGGCTCTTATAGATGTGAAGTGAGCCGAAGTAACAAACGCGATGATTCAAGTTGCGTGGAATCGGATGTGGTAGAGCTCGACGTCACACCTGCTGAAGGAAAAA GCTACAGAAAGCTAGCAGAGGTTTTCGAGAATGATTTGATTTTAAAAGAGACTGTGGCAAATCTACTTCAGAAGGAGACCAATGTATGTAGAAAAGCCTACAAACGCGTTGCGTTCTACTACAAGATGACAGATATTGCGGATCAGCTTGAGCGATGCAAAAATCCAGGAGAAGACGTCCTTGACTCTCTAAAATCAACCCAACCAGACTTAACGGTTCACCACTTCTGTATGGTACTCAAGGGCGAAAATATAAGACGGCTTgatattgtaaataaattgataGATTACCTTGTCTAA